The following DNA comes from Streptomyces globosus.
CCCGCGGGGTCATCGGCCTGTTCGAGGAGAACTGCACGGTCTGCATGCTGTGCGCCCGCGAGTGCCCCGACTGGTGCATCTACATCGACTCCCACAAGGAGACGGTGCCCGCCGCCACCCCCGGCGGCCGCGAGCGCAGCCGCAACGTCCTCGACCGCTTCGCCATCGACTTCTCGCTCTGCATGTACTGCGGCATCTGCATCGAGGTCTGCCCCTTCGACGCCCTCTTCTGGTCGCCGGAGTTCGAGTACGCGGAGACGGACATCCTCGACCTCACCCACGAGCGCGACAAGCTCCGCCAGTGGATGTGGACGGTGCCCGCCCCGCCCGCCCTCGACCCCGCCGCGGAGGAGCCCAAGGAGCTCGCCGCGGCCCGCAAGGCGGCGGACAAGGCCGAAGCCGCCGCCGCGGCTGCCGCAGCCGCAGCCGCCGAGCAGGCCTCCGCCGACCCGGCCGCAGGCCGCCCGGCCCCCGGGGAGGCGGACGCGTGACCCCCGCATCCACCGCCCTCGCCACCGCGGCGACGGCCGCCGCCGAGCGCGGCTTCCTCTCCCCGACCGGCGTCGAGATCGCCTTCGTCCTCGTCGGCCTCGCCACCCTCGGCGCAGCCCTCGTCACCGTCACCACCCGCCAACTCGTCCACGCCGCCCTGTGGCTGGTCGTGGCGCTCGGCGGGATCGCCGTCGAGTACCTGCTGCTCACCGCCGAGTTCATCGCCTGGGTCCAGGTCCTCATCTACCTCGGCTCCGTCGTCGTCCTCCTCCTCTTCGGCCTCATGCTCACCAAGGCCCCCATCGGCCGCTCCCCGGACGCCGACTCCGGCAACCGGTGGGTCGCCCTCGGCGTCGCCTCCTCCGCCGCCGCCGCACTCGTCTGGGTGGTCGTCGACGCCTTCCGCACCACCTGGATCGACCTCGACGGCCCCGTCCAGGGCTCCACCCGGGTCACCGGCGAAATCCTCTTCCGGCACTGGGTGCTGCCGTTCGAGGCCCTGTCCGTCCTCCTCCTCGCCGCCCTCATCGGCGCCATCGTGCTCTCCCGCAAGGACACGGCGGACACCGCCGCCGCACCCGCCGACGCCACCGACCAGGGGGAGCGCTGATGCACCTCGCCTACCCCGCCGTGCTCGCGGCGCTCCTCTTCTGCACCGGCCTCTACGGGGTCCTGGCCCGCCGCAACGCCATCCTGGTCCTGATGTCCGTCGAGCTCATGCTCAACGCCGTCAACCTCAACCTGGTGGCCTTCGACGTCTGGCTGCGCGACACCCTCCACGCCGGCCAGGCCCTCACCCTCTTCACCATCGCCATCGCCGCCGCCGAGATCGGCATCGGCCTCGCGATCGTGCTGATGGTCTACCGCAACCGGGGCACCTCGGACGTCGACCGGCTGCGCGACACCGCCGAAACCCGCGAACCCGACACGACCG
Coding sequences within:
- a CDS encoding NuoI/complex I 23 kDa subunit family protein, yielding MPIPGSGLAKGLAVTLRTMTKRSHTAQYPEVQPELPPRTRGVIGLFEENCTVCMLCARECPDWCIYIDSHKETVPAATPGGRERSRNVLDRFAIDFSLCMYCGICIEVCPFDALFWSPEFEYAETDILDLTHERDKLRQWMWTVPAPPALDPAAEEPKELAAARKAADKAEAAAAAAAAAAAEQASADPAAGRPAPGEADA
- the nuoK gene encoding NADH-quinone oxidoreductase subunit NuoK, with protein sequence MHLAYPAVLAALLFCTGLYGVLARRNAILVLMSVELMLNAVNLNLVAFDVWLRDTLHAGQALTLFTIAIAAAEIGIGLAIVLMVYRNRGTSDVDRLRDTAETREPDTTGTTGTARPEVAA
- a CDS encoding NADH-quinone oxidoreductase subunit J family protein encodes the protein MTPASTALATAATAAAERGFLSPTGVEIAFVLVGLATLGAALVTVTTRQLVHAALWLVVALGGIAVEYLLLTAEFIAWVQVLIYLGSVVVLLLFGLMLTKAPIGRSPDADSGNRWVALGVASSAAAALVWVVVDAFRTTWIDLDGPVQGSTRVTGEILFRHWVLPFEALSVLLLAALIGAIVLSRKDTADTAAAPADATDQGER